The Pan paniscus chromosome 2, NHGRI_mPanPan1-v2.0_pri, whole genome shotgun sequence genome contains the following window.
gaacaaaagaaagaacccCAAGACCTAGCATGCAGTGGCCGCTCAGTTGATGACTTTGGAGGCCCCTTCTCCTCACCTTTCTTCAGCAGTTCGGCAGCGGCCAAGGCCTCGTGCAGGGTCACCCCAGCCCCGATAACGGTCACCTGGTCATCCTTGCTCTTCAGGATCACCTGGGGGTGACACAGAGGGTGAGTGAGGCTCAGGGCCCTGGGGCAGGGTGTGCCCTGACTGCTGGGAGTCACAGCAGGGAGGGTCCAGGCAGCTCTGTGGGCTCCTGGGGCATGCGAGGCACTGACCTTGGCTTGTCCGACCTGGAAGTCCTCATTGTTGTTATAGATGATGGCATTTTCTGGGCGGCTGGTCCGGATGAAGCAGATACCCTGAGACCGAAACAGATAAACTGAGGATACAGGATGTGGCACACCCAACCTCAGAGACGAGGTCTTTCTAGAGAGGCCATCCCTTCCCATGGGAGTGTTAGTTACTGCATCCTGGCTACTCCAGCAGGGAAAAGGGCCTTGCTTGCCCTCTGCTGCCCGTACCCCACTTGAACACTCTGAGAACTGCCCACCACCTTGCAGCCCCAGACCGAAGGCAACTTTCCACCAGGTAGACTGGCTGCAGGTGGGCTACTCCCACAGACTGCACCAGGCAGAGGGGCAGGAACCACACGCACTGGGTCTGTGGCATGCAGCTCCGGGCCTGGACCACAGGACTCAGCTCATCCTTGCCTGTCTTGGAGAACCCAACTCAGGAGGGTGGAGAGGTGTAAACCGCCAGACTGGCCAGGGCTGCCAGGATTCTCAGCAGAGATAGACTGTGGCAATCAGTTGACAATGTCTGCCATGTGGCAGTAAGTGGGGcgtgtatttcattttttcttgtctAACTTCCACAAGCTACACAAACACCAGGGGCAAGGTCAGGAAACACCCCCTGGGGCAGCAAGTGACCAGCTCTGGCCTCCTCTTCTGTTTCCCTTGGGAAGTGATGGCTGCCAGCAGGAGAAAGAACAGCCATGCAACCTACCTTCGTATTGGCGGCTAGTTCCACTGCCTTCTCTGTAGCAACGCCATCACTTGGGTAAAAGACAGTTGATGTGGGGACTGACCGAAACATAGCCAGATCTTCCAGGGCCATCTGGGAGGGCCCGTCTTCCCCTGGGGTGTGGGGGAAAGGATATGCAGAAATAAGACCCCTACCCCCCCATCCATGGGCTGGAATCCTGGCCCATCCCCCTCCCATACCTCCTGGTGCAAAAGTCAAGGGAGCTCCAGGTGTAAATGCCCTGGCTAAACTCACCGATGGAAACGCCGCAGTGGGAGCCGCAGAGGTTGATGTTGCTCTCGGAGATGGCAGCCATGCGAATCTGGTCAAAGGCCCGCGTGAAGAAGGCTGCAAAAGTGCTGCAGAAGGGCACCGTCCTGTTGCGGGTGGCACAGCCCACCGCAATGCTCACCTGGGGGCAGGTGGGACAGGGTCAGCCCAAAGGGGCAGGCAGAGGGTGGTCAGGGAGCCTAGGACCCCTTTTGTGGAGAAAGCCACAATTTGTATATAGATTGTCCATCCTTTCTGGGCTTCTGAATATGTCCCCCACCACCTTCTTCTGCAGAGACTGGTCCTCCCAACCCCTCCCTGGGGTCCGAGGGCAGCAGCCTCATGCCTGCTGAGGCTCCAGGCCCCAAATCACTCATCCAGAAGCAGCACTGAGTACAGTCATCAGTTCCAAACCAGCTGCCCTTCAAGGCTCCAAAATATGCCAGCCAACACAAGGCCTCTTTCCCTAGTACCTGGGACCTCCCCAGCCCCACGCCCTGCAGAGCAGTCTCTGGAAATCACAGAGAGAATTCTAGGTCCAGTTGGAAGAACTCTGGAGATCTGAGTGCCCTCCAGAGAGAGGAAGCTCCCTGTCCCTAGGGGCCTGCAAGCCAGGCTGGGCTCCTGGACCACCAGGAGGGGATATTttgaaaaaatggacaaaacattGTTCCTTACTTCACAACCTCAGTTCCCGACAAGGGTCTGCTTCCCCAAATGGGTACATGTCAGGGGCCCAGAGTTCCTCATCTCTGCATCCCTCAGGGTGGCAGGGCCCAGAGCCGTGTGCATTACAGGTGCTCAACAGACTCTGGCTGCTAAACCCATCACGGCCCCACCTACTGGCCGGGCCTGTCCTCCACCTGGAAGAGACCCcattcaccaccaggcctggcctgcaCGCAGCTCCTCCTGAGAGCACCTGCAGTCCCATTCGGCTCCCCCATGTGCACACCTGTCCAGGACATTTGCACCTGGGCAGAACCTCCCAAACTGTGGCTGTTCAAGGTCAGGGGTTAACGCTGGGTCCTGGCTTTTCTTATAGTCTCCCTGGGCTGGCCTACAGCAGGCACCTGGCTCTGCCAACATGGCTGCCCCGCACCCCTCAGACCACAGCCCTCAGCCTTGGGTGGACCTGTCCCTGCCGGCCCCAACACCTACCATGTTCTGCTCGGCAATGTAGCACTCGATGAAGCGGTCCGGGTGCTCCTTTTTGAAGATCTCCGAGAAGGTGGAATTTTTGGTGTCCCCATCCAGGGCGATGATGCGGTCACTGGCATGGCCCAGCTTGGCCAGTGCCTGCCCGTAGGCCTTGCGGGTGGCTATCTGTGAGGAAGAGAGTGGGAAGGCTCTGGACCCCTCTGAGGGTGAGTGCACACCTGCAGCCTGGAGCCCTGCTTTCAGAGAAGGATTAAAACGGGGCCAAAAATGGAAGCCCTGGAGCACAAGGTCCTGCGGAGGCTTTTAACTGCTGAAAGGTTGCCAACGACTACGGTCAATGTCTTGGGAGCCCCTGGAGCCCCGGCCCCTAGCCTGGCTGTGAAAGGTATAAGCTACAGAAGACACCCACCAGCCCCAACTTCCCGCCTGCTGCACCAGGTCTATGAACCTATTCCACTTTGCATGGGAACACAGAAGGCTTGGGAGTAAAGGCCAGGCACAGGCTGCATGGATGGGTTCCCTTGGGACAAAAACCTGGAGCGGGACAGCTCTGCCTAGCCTTTCCCAGGTCAGGTGGGGGTCCTGAGCTCAGGCCAAGGGTCCCTCGTGGACCAGCGATGCAAGAACTTGGGAGTGAGTCCTTGGCTTTGATCTCAGTTCTGTCAGTAGCTTGCTAAGCTTGCTAAGTGGGCAATTCCCTTGCCTGGTCTGAGCCTCTGCAGGTCAACTCCAGAGCTGTCTGTCCTTCTGAGGGAAGTGACAGGAACAACACCTCAGGGACCACTCCTCGCCCTAAATGAATCGCTCTCCTCCCTTTCCCAGCCCTCCAGAGGGTGTATCTGGGCCACAGACTTGGGAAACCTGAGAACTACGGGTTCAGAGAAACAGGCCCCACTTTGTACCTTGTCCCCAACTTTGTAGCTGGGCAGGCTGGGCATGCGGATGTTGGCAATGTCCACTGAGGGTGCGTCCTCCTGTGGAGGGGTTGCCAGGATCTTCTTTTTGCTCTGGATCTGGCTGTAGATCTCCTGGATGATCTGCTCAGCCATGTTTTTGGGGAGGGGCTTCCCATGCCAAGACTCCTTATCTTCTACCCCTACAGACCCAACACGGGAGGACAGAGGAATGGGTAAGACAGAAGCTCCCAGAGGGCCAGGAGGCTGCTCCAGGAGACTGGCCCTCCACCTGCCGAGGGCAAGGGAGGAATGGCATCATCCCAGACAGGCAGAGCCCAGCCAGGCACGGGGGCCAGGAAAGGAGGGTCGCAGTGAATAGGATGGACTCCTACGTGCCCACCACTCACTGTCTACTGCCTGGTCCTTCGGGAACTCACAGCTGAGTGGGAAAGGAGGGGCCAGACGTGGGCAGGTGTGTGTTTCTGGGCCCACTGCCCCATCCCTTCACCAATGTGTCCATTCTCTTCTTCCCCACAACCCCGCCTGCAGGGTCACACACAGGTAGAGGTGTCTGCTGCAGAAATACTCAGTTTGTCGACTGGGTTGGAAGGGACCCTGGCCATCAGAAGGGGAACCCAAGGCCCAGAACAGGGCTTCCAGGGTCATCTGATGCATCTGTGAGCAGCAGAGGAGTCTATAAGCACCTAggcatgcccaccccatggcacCTTGTTGTGTGCGGCCAGGAAGGCTGAATATCCCTCTCCCTGGAGGTCACCTCAGTAGTCACTACAGTCTGGCCAGAGCCAAGAACAGACTGAACTCCCAGGTAGCACCCAGCAGCTCGAAAGACTAGCAGGAACCCCCAAGAAGCTGCAGGTGGTCCAGATCCTGCCCATTTTTAACACCAGAGGGCAGTGCCAGGCAGCAGCACCAAAGCCATGACAATATCCCAGAGCCCTTTCCTCGACATCCACCCCCTCCCAGACACCTCCCAGCACTGCCAAACCCCCACTCAGAACGTCCTCATATACCTGAGTCTACATGGGCAGAACAAGCCACAACCCCTGAGAGCAGGCAGGTGGGCAGCCAGGGGCATTTGGCAGGGAAGCCGACCCAGGCCCTGGGATCAGCCCCCCTCGTGCCATAGACTTCCTCTGTCCCCGGGCAAGTCCCTGACCACTTGTGGTCTCATtttcccatctttaaaatgggtgAGGCCATCCCAGGCCTAGGAATCTGGAGCCCACACCTGGGTGCCAGGGAGTGACTTACGCCTGCCTCATTCTCTGGCCTGGGGCAGAACCCAGGTTCCAAACCCCCCAAGGCTCTCGGCCCACACAGGCCTTGCTCAGCATCTGCCATTGCTTGAGGAGTACCCCACTCACCTCCTGGAGGGAACAGTTCTCTCCGGGCCCTGCCTGGCTCTGTGTCGGCCCTTCAGCTGGAGCAGGTGGCCGGAGCTGGCAGAGCACACACAGCTGCAGCTCTGAAAGGCACCAGCCAGGGTGGGGCACGGGGGCTGCCTCACTCCACGACCTTCCTCTCACCCACAGACCCTCCAagtccctcctctcctcctgcctGTACATGCCCCCACCGGCAGAGGCCAGACGGATctgagtttaaatcctggctcagcCACAGGGGTCACTGAGTCACAGCATCTCCTGCTCCCCTTCCCTGGAGCCTGGTGCACTCAGTGAGCAGCAAGGGCTGTTTCCCTGGATGTGAGGGTCAGAGCTACGTAGCCACAGTGTCTGGGCCAGGGGTGAAGGTGGGGAGGGCGGCTTGTGCATACTGACCCGTGATCCCTCGGCCCTTGAAGGTCTTGGCAATGATGGCTGTTGGCTGGTGCTTGGCCTGGCCAAAGGCCTTGCACAGCTCCTCCACGCTGTGTCCATCCACGATGATGGCATGCCAACTGGGGACAGGGGGCAGAGAGTAAGGGGCAATTCCCAGGGGCCACAACACCGAGGAGCCTTCCAGGGAAAGGTCTGCCTTGGCAGCTGGGGTCTGCCCAGGCTCCACCCCACAACTGCGGCCTCAGCTGGAGTAGTAGAAAGCTTGCAACATTCCTGTTTCcagtttgggttttttaaatccttttctttttcacattattttacttccttttgtttGCCTCTGAACAGGTTTTCCTCCTCTTAAGTAATCCAGAGCTCATTTCCTTTATtgtctctttcattcctgatctGCTCATTTCCTACTGAAAGCTGTTCTGGGGTCAGTGCACTGGGTTTGGAATCTGTCTGCTATTAGATTCTTGATGAATTTTTTGGCCCAATTCTTATTTGGGGAACACATTTGATCACTCCACAGATGCTGGATGTGGTGCTGGAAATGTTTTTGAAATGAACCATGGAGTCAAATATACAGGAAGGAGCTGGGGCAGAGCACCCTTTCTCTTGAAAAGCTATCCTTTTGGGGACTCTTTTTGacataataagaataaaaatagcaCTTCTCAAACTCAGTGCCATGCCAACCACTACCCATATTAGCCCACTGAAGCCTCACCACGCCATGCTTGGGTGCTGAGTTGGCCCCATTGTACAGACAAATCAACTGAGACACTGAAGGTGGAGTAAGTAACGTGACCCACGCCACAAAGCAAGTTAGCGGTGGAGCCAGGACTTCAGGAATCTGGCTTGAGTCACGAGGTTATGGACACAGGTCCTGGGGGTGCTGCGGGGGTTGTACTCTGAGTCCCCAGATAGATGTGGCCTTGGGGAGGCCTGTGGGGTGAGGACCCTGTAGCTCAGGTTCCTTGCCTGTCCAACAGAGattatttcctcccttcctcctctccctttctgAGGTCAGTCATCAGGGAACACAGGCCTGCGTCTGCTGTGCTACTGCAAGGTAACCCCAAGCATCCTGTTACTTAGTGTAGTCACAGGCATGGGTTCATCTGCAAAACGCAGTCCTGGAGGCCTGACCTGAGTCTCAAAGCCTTGCACGGCACCTGCCCTGCTCCCTCCCCTCCACAGCCTCCTCAGCCAATGCTGGGCCCCTGTGCAGAGCAGCTTGTGTTTGGCGACACCGGTGGAGACTTTGAGGTGGAGCCCCTCTGGCTGACACCCATGCAGATTGACCTCCCTGCTTTGTGCCCTTTGACCCTGAATTTGTAACCAATCAAGGCCGAAGGGGGGCATCTGGAAACCCTATCTCCCATTTCACCAGGAGCCTgttcctcctccccaggctgggcGGGGCTGGGCACAGGACGTGGCCACCAAACTGAGGTTCAAACCTCTCCACAGCTATACATCCTTTAGCTTTACCGAGCAAGCCCCCATCCCTCAAGAACCCTCCTTCCTCAAGAACAAAGCGAGCTGACGTGAGATGGTGTGTGGAAGCTCCGAGAGCCACCATGCCACAACCACGAAAACAAGGAAACTCACTTAaaactgggcctggcccacataTCCTAAGCCATTAAGTCCAAATGCCTAGAGTTTGAAATTGTGAGTCAAATGCTAAAGAAAGGGACCTTTAGATGGTGCTTAAGGTCCCAGCTTCAGCTCCTGCACCTGCACCTGCAAAGCTGTGATCACAGACCACTCTCCGTGCTGTGACCACACTCAGGCCACAGCCTCGTACGTACCCGAAGGCCTCGCACCGCTTCTGGTAGATGTCCATCTGGTGCTGCAGCGGGGCCGGGTCACTCTGGCCCAGGCGATTGATGTCTAGAATGGCCACAAGGTTGTCCAGCTTATAGATGCTGGCGAAGGCCATGGCCTCCCATACGGAGCCCTCTGACAGCTCCCCGTCTCCCAGCAAGCAATAGACTCGGTAGCTGTGGACAGAGAGTGAATCAGGCCAGTCCCTCTCACCTGGACCCAGCTGGCTCCCACCCCCCCCACCCATCCAAGGAGCCTGCACTCTGGGTAAAGGAGCAGCCACGCATGGATATGCAGAACAGACGGCATTTACACTCGAGGGGCAACAGTGTCACCAGGTTCCTGCAGCCTACCACAAgccacaccccaagagaaaatggCATGAAGGAAGCCGTCAGGAGCTCAGGAAGAAGTACTGGTTGTTAAGAAACAGAGGTCT
Protein-coding sequences here:
- the TKT gene encoding transketolase; translated protein: MESYHKPDQQKLQALKDTANRLRISSIQATTAAGSGHPTSCCSAAEIMAVLFFHTMRYKSQDPRNPHNDRFVLSKGHAAPILYAVWAEAGFLAEAELLNLRKISSDLDGHPVPKQAFTDVATGSLGQGLGAACGMAYTGKYFDKASYRVYCLLGDGELSEGSVWEAMAFASIYKLDNLVAILDINRLGQSDPAPLQHQMDIYQKRCEAFGWHAIIVDGHSVEELCKAFGQAKHQPTAIIAKTFKGRGITGVEDKESWHGKPLPKNMAEQIIQEIYSQIQSKKKILATPPQEDAPSVDIANIRMPSLPSYKVGDKIATRKAYGQALAKLGHASDRIIALDGDTKNSTFSEIFKKEHPDRFIECYIAEQNMVSIAVGCATRNRTVPFCSTFAAFFTRAFDQIRMAAISESNINLCGSHCGVSIGEDGPSQMALEDLAMFRSVPTSTVFYPSDGVATEKAVELAANTKGICFIRTSRPENAIIYNNNEDFQVGQAKVILKSKDDQVTVIGAGVTLHEALAAAELLKKEKINIRVLDPFTIKPLDRKLILDSARATKGRILTVEDHYYEGGIGEAVSSAVVGEPGITVTHLAVNRVPRSGKPAELLKMFGIDKDAIAQAVRGLITKA